From Camelina sativa cultivar DH55 chromosome 20, Cs, whole genome shotgun sequence, the proteins below share one genomic window:
- the LOC104770695 gene encoding GEM-like protein 6 isoform X1, giving the protein MTQPLPQRSRVSTIQCFCIQLPLVSLSFPLYTFSPTRFHHQPSLTINLSTLSFSFSQDQESRIKITAKPSKMTLSRVHQQAIAFPAAKTATMSYLPDPPSINKLQVPTSSKFSFLTSKGKSMLRKKKTDSFTKGARDQDKLEPKLSETVKRKLSLGAKILQMGGLEKIYKRLFKVCDEEKLFKAYQCYLSTTAGPISGLLFISSKKIAFCSERSIKVASPQGDISRVHYKVSIPLSKINGVNQSQNTKKPSKKYLEVVTVDNFDFWFMGFVSYRKAFNCLEQALNEDEQ; this is encoded by the coding sequence ATGACTCAGCCTTTACCACAAAGATCTCGAGTCTCAACGATTCAATGTTTTTGTATTCAACTGcctcttgtttctttgtctttccCTTTATATACCTTCTCACCAACACGGTTTCATCATCAACCATCACTCACAATTAATCTCTctactctctccttctctttctcacaagatcaagaatcaagaatcaaaatcaCCGCTAAACCATCCAAGATGACATTGAGCAGAGTTCATCAACAAGCTATTGCATTTCCCGCAGCCAAGACTGCAACGATGAGTTACTTGCCTGACCCACCTTCCATCAATAAGCTCCAAGTCCCAACTTCATcaaagttttcttttctaacaAGCAAAGGAAAATCAATGCTGCGAAAGAAGAAAACCGATAGCTTCACGAAAGGAGCTAGAGACCAGGACAAGTTAGAACCCAAGCTAAGTGAAACAGTCAAGAGAAAGCTATCCTTGGGAGCTAAGATCCTTCAAATGGGAGGCTTAGAGAAAATCTACAAGCGACTCTTCAAAGTCTGCGATGAAGAGAAGCTTTTCAAGGCGTACCAATGTTACCTATCCACAACCGCAGGTCCCATCTCAGGCCTACTCTTCATCTCGTCAAAAAAGATTGCATTCTGTAGCGAGAGATCCATCAAGGTGGCTTCTCCTCAGGGAGATATCTCTAGGGTTCACTACAAAGTCTCAATCCCGTTATCCAAGATCAATGGTGTGAACCAGAGTCAGAACACGAAGAAACCATCTAAGAAGTACCTTGAAGTAGTTACAGTTGATAACTTCGACTTCTGGTTTATGGGATTCGTGAGCTACCGCAAAGCATTCAACTGTCTCGAGCAAGCTTTAAACGAAGATGAGCAATAA
- the LOC104772488 gene encoding agamous-like MADS-box protein AGL53: MVSSSSSSSSMLASSSSSMLSVRNRKCFKPSLSSVSKKTTNLASREKTMFKKASELSILCDVELCVIYYNRDGDLVGTWPEDQSKVRDMAERYSKLNDSERRKKSTNLSQFLNKKTDKMTSLDINDKRFSEKLLEMEASLESNLRVFQDNLLRVLQNQTEQPDQNPLVSSAGFFTTDPSLMSGGVSETEQNLSTPSLTQQHQSKVSLFLYNHDNGSFCQLPDSVSTFDPSMSSASLGAQGSFLTSNNFDLPIPMVFPPLMQTQTPPLVHFDDQFADWNQTPYFADPMMFSSCV, encoded by the coding sequence atggtttcttcttcttcttcttcttcttcaatgttggcttcttcttcttcttcaatgttgtCGGTGAGGAACCGCAAGTGTTTCAAGCCCTCGCTCTCTTCCGTatcaaagaagacaacaaaTCTTGCTTCGAGAGAGAAGACCATGTTTAAGAAAGCCTCCGAGCTTTCGATCCTTTGTGATGTCGAACTCTGTGTTATATACTACAACCGCGACGGAGATCTCGTCGGGACATGGCCGGAAGATCAATCCAAGGTTCGAGACATGGCAGAGAGATACAGCAAACTCAACGATAGCGAGAGACGCAAGAAAAGCACAAACCTTTCTCAGTTTCTGAATAAGAAGACCGACAAGATGACATCTTTAGATATCAATGACAAGAGATTCTCTGAGAAACTTTTGGAGATGGAGGCTTCGTTAGAGAGTAATCTACGGGTGTTTCAAGATAACCTTCTTCGGGTGTTACAGAACCAGACAGAACAACCCGATCAGAACCCTTTGGTGTCTTCCGCCGGCTTCTTCACAACAGATCCATCATTGATGAGCGGTGGTGtgtcagaaacagagcaaaacctATCGACGCCATCGTTGACTCAACAACATCAGAGCAAAGTTTCACTCTTTCTCTATAACCATGACAACGGTAGCTTCTGTCAACTCCCTGACTCTGTTTCTACCTTTGACCCATCGATGAGTTCGGCTTCACTTGGGGCACAAGGCTCGtttctaacaagtaacaactttGATCTTCCCATTCCCATGGTCTTTCCTCCTCTGATGCAGACACAAACCCCACCACTTGTCCACTTTGATGATCAGTTTGCGGACTGGAATCAGACTCCGTATTTTGCAGATCCAATGATGTTCTCTTCTTGTGTATGA
- the LOC104770696 gene encoding putative GEM-like protein 8, translated as MTLSRVDQQVIAFPAAKTAPALYLPDPAASINKLQIPTSSSKVSLSTDKGKSMLRKKKTDSFTNGARDQDKLGPKLTEKVKRKLSLGAKILQMGGLEKIYKRLFKVCDEEKLFKAYQCYLSTTAGPMAGLLFISSKKIAFCSEKSIKIASPQGDLTRVHYKVSIPLCKINGVNQSQNTKKPSQKYLEVVTVDGFDFWFMGFLSHQNAFNCLEQALSLSYEQ; from the coding sequence ATGACATTGAGCAGAGTTGACCAACAAGTTATTGCATTCCCTGCAGCCAAGACTGCTCCGGCGCTTTACTTGCCTGACCCTGCAGCTTCCATCAACAAACTACAAATCCCAACCTCCTCTTCAAAGGTTTCTCTTTCAACAGACAAGGGAAAATCCATGCTGCGAAAGAAGAAGACCGATAGCTTCACCAACGGAGCTAGAGACCAGGACAAGTTAGGACCAAAGCTAActgaaaaagtaaagagaaagcTATCCTTGGGAGCTAAGATCCTTCAAATGGGAGGCCTAGAGAAGATCTACAAGAGACTCTTCAAAGTCTGCGATGAGGAGAAACTGTTCAAGGCGTACCAATGTTACCTATCAACAACCGCAGGCCCCATGGCAGGCCTACTCTTCATTTCATCAAAGAAGATTGCATTCTGCAGCGAGAAATCGATCAAGATAGCTTCTCCTCAGGGAGATCTCACTAGGGTTCATTACAAAGTATCAATCCCCTTGtgcaagatcaatggagtgaacCAGAGTCAGAACACGAAGAAGCCATCTCAAAAGTACCTTGAAGTAGTCACGGTCGATGGTTTTGACTTCTGGTTTATGGGATTCTTGAGCCACCAAAATGCTTTCAACTGTCTCGAGCAAGCGCTTTCTCTTAGCTACGAGCAATGA
- the LOC104770697 gene encoding GEM-like protein 6 yields MTQPLPQRSRVSTIQCFCIQLPLVSLSFPLYTFSPTRFHHQPSLTINLSTLSFSFSQDQESRIKITAKPSKMTLSRVHQQAIAFPAAKTATMSYLPDPPSINKLQVPTSSKFSFLTSKGKSMLRKKKTDSFTKGARDQDKLEPKLSETVKRKLSLGAKILQMGGLEKIYKRLFKVCDEEKLFKAYQCYLSTTAGPISGLLFISSKKIAFCSERSIKVVSPHGDISRVHYKVSIPLSKINGVNQSQNTKKPSKKYLEVVTVDNFDFWFMGFVSYRKAFNCLEQALNDDDQ; encoded by the coding sequence ATGACTCAGCCTTTACCACAAAGATCTCGAGTCTCAACGATTCAATGTTTTTGTATTCAACTGcctcttgtttctttgtctttccCTTTATATACCTTCTCACCAACACGGTTTCATCATCAACCATCACTCACAATTAATCTCTctactctctccttctctttctcacaagatcaagaatcaagaatcaaaatcaCCGCTAAACCATCCAAGATGACATTGAGCAGAGTTCATCAACAAGCTATTGCATTTCCCGCAGCCAAGACTGCAACGATGAGTTACTTGCCTGACCCACCTTCCATCAATAAGCTCCAAGTCCCAACTTCATcaaagttttcttttctaacaAGCAAAGGAAAATCAATGCTGCGAAAGAAGAAAACCGATAGCTTCACGAAAGGAGCTAGAGACCAGGACAAGTTAGAACCCAAGCTAAGTGAAACAGTCAAGAGAAAGCTATCCTTGGGAGCTAAGATCCTTCAAATGGGAGGCTTAGAGAAAATCTACAAGCGACTCTTCAAAGTCTGCGATGAAGAGAAGCTTTTCAAGGCGTACCAGTGTTACCTATCCACAACCGCAGGTCCCATCTCAGGCCTACTCTTTATCTCATCAAAGAAAATTGCATTCTGCAGCGAGAGATCCATCAAGGTGGTTTCTCCTCATGGAGATATCTCTAGGGTTCACTACAAAGTCTCAATCCCGTTATCCAAAATCAATGGTGTGAACCAGAGTCAGAACACGAAGAAACCATCTAAGAAGTACCTTGAAGTAGTCACAGTCGATAACTTCGACTTCTGGTTCATGGGATTCGTGAGCTACCGCAAAGCTTTCAACTGCCTTGAGCAAGCGTTAAACGATGATGACCAATAA